One window from the genome of Pedococcus badiiscoriae encodes:
- a CDS encoding MarR family winged helix-turn-helix transcriptional regulator — MTPPRARSRRAADAGLSPSAVSALAGELRLACMRISRRVRFESPHVVAPHQFSVLCRLEEAPRTPSELAEIEKVSGPSMTRTVAALVERGLVARTDDPADRRQVILSLTPAATTVLKDIRRKRDAWMSVRVGHLTPAEQDVLRQASAILTRVANE; from the coding sequence ATGACCCCACCCCGCGCGCGCTCGCGCCGCGCTGCCGATGCCGGGCTGTCCCCCTCCGCGGTCTCCGCCCTGGCCGGCGAGCTCCGTCTCGCCTGCATGCGCATCTCCCGCCGTGTCCGGTTCGAGAGCCCGCACGTCGTGGCGCCGCACCAGTTCTCGGTGCTCTGCCGCCTCGAGGAGGCGCCGCGCACGCCGAGTGAGCTCGCAGAGATCGAGAAGGTGAGTGGTCCCAGCATGACCCGCACGGTCGCGGCCCTCGTCGAGCGCGGTCTGGTCGCGCGCACCGACGACCCCGCCGATCGCAGGCAGGTGATCCTGTCCCTCACCCCCGCCGCGACCACGGTGCTGAAGGACATCCGCCGCAAGCGCGACGCGTGGATGTCCGTGCGCGTCGGCCACCTGACCCCGGCCGAGCAGGACGTGCTGCGGCAGGCGTCGGCCATCCTCACCCGGGTGGCCAACGAGTGA
- a CDS encoding lytic transglycosylase domain-containing protein — MTRTTRLPWRKIAGGVPAIALIGAGVALAATGGSAATDIVADHTPVVTVPSEPITGQAAPPLPELPAPPEAQPTPLSSSSGFSSSSGLPLSMSANGIPAAALDAYRRAATIVDAADTQCRIDWALIAAIGKVESNHGRYGGNGIDRDGTVRPGIYGIPLNGSNNTAVIHDTDNGVYDRDLTWDRAVGPMQFIPGTWRVVGVDANGDGRKDPQNMADAATATAVYLCSGPGDLSTDSGARSAVLRYNHSDAYANEVLAIAAGYRGGYTVIPGSDLSQAQRNGSPFLPSGDPQPMASYNAVQAQQPASGSGSAAKGGTSAGAKPGAAGGSKSGGSGSGVAGTGTGSTPSPQPGGGVVGTVPGVVGGVVGGVVGGITKTPAPIPTPKPVPSPTPSTPAPVPLPTVLPTNGKCPSGYDPVLNVLGITIACRPH, encoded by the coding sequence ATGACACGCACGACGCGACTGCCGTGGCGCAAGATCGCAGGGGGTGTGCCCGCTATCGCCCTCATCGGCGCGGGCGTGGCCCTGGCGGCCACGGGCGGCAGCGCCGCGACCGACATCGTCGCGGACCACACCCCGGTCGTCACCGTGCCCAGCGAACCGATCACCGGCCAGGCCGCCCCGCCGCTGCCCGAGCTGCCGGCCCCGCCGGAGGCCCAGCCGACCCCCCTCTCCTCGTCATCCGGCTTCTCCTCGTCGTCCGGCCTGCCCCTGTCGATGAGCGCCAACGGCATCCCCGCTGCTGCCCTGGACGCCTACCGGCGGGCGGCCACGATCGTCGACGCCGCCGACACCCAGTGCCGGATCGACTGGGCCCTCATCGCCGCCATCGGCAAGGTCGAGTCCAACCACGGCCGGTACGGCGGCAACGGCATCGACCGTGACGGCACCGTGCGCCCCGGCATCTACGGCATCCCGCTCAACGGCAGCAACAACACCGCCGTCATCCACGACACCGACAACGGCGTCTACGACCGCGACCTCACCTGGGACCGCGCGGTCGGCCCGATGCAGTTCATCCCCGGCACCTGGCGGGTGGTGGGCGTGGACGCGAACGGCGACGGACGCAAGGACCCGCAGAACATGGCCGACGCCGCCACGGCGACCGCCGTCTACCTCTGCTCCGGCCCTGGCGACCTGAGCACCGACTCCGGCGCCCGCTCGGCCGTGCTGCGCTACAACCACAGTGACGCCTACGCCAACGAGGTGCTGGCGATCGCCGCCGGCTACCGCGGTGGCTACACGGTCATCCCCGGCTCCGACCTGTCCCAGGCTCAGCGCAACGGCTCGCCCTTCCTGCCGTCGGGCGACCCCCAGCCGATGGCGAGCTACAACGCGGTGCAGGCGCAGCAGCCCGCCTCGGGCTCCGGCTCGGCGGCCAAGGGCGGCACCTCGGCCGGTGCGAAGCCCGGGGCCGCGGGTGGTTCCAAGTCCGGCGGGTCCGGCTCCGGCGTTGCCGGCACGGGCACGGGCAGCACGCCGAGTCCGCAGCCCGGTGGCGGCGTCGTGGGCACCGTGCCCGGCGTGGTGGGCGGCGTGGTCGGCGGAGTGGTCGGTGGCATCACCAAGACCCCCGCTCCCATCCCGACCCCGAAGCCGGTCCCCAGCCCGACGCCGTCCACACCTGCGCCGGTCCCCCTGCCTACGGTCCTACCGACGAACGGCAAGTGCCCCAGTGGCTACGACCCGGTCCTCAACGTGCTGGGGATCACGATCGCCTGTCGGCCGCACTGA
- a CDS encoding DUF2530 domain-containing protein, with protein MSESQPPAEGQAGPGGDGELKPLAVSTARVVLWGQLGWVVTLAVVLAVPVLHQGERHWWPWVPVAGLVLGFIGFSYVRRGRGNAAGAD; from the coding sequence ATGAGCGAGTCGCAGCCCCCCGCTGAGGGTCAGGCCGGACCCGGCGGCGACGGAGAGCTGAAGCCGCTGGCTGTCAGCACCGCGCGGGTCGTGCTCTGGGGACAGCTCGGCTGGGTCGTCACGCTGGCCGTCGTCCTGGCTGTGCCCGTGCTGCACCAGGGCGAGCGTCACTGGTGGCCCTGGGTCCCGGTGGCGGGCCTCGTGCTCGGATTCATCGGCTTCTCGTACGTCCGCCGGGGTCGCGGCAACGCCGCCGGGGCCGACTGA
- the serC gene encoding phosphoserine transaminase yields MTDTAAPATIPADLLPRDGRFGSGPSKVRPEQVDYLASLGTTLLGTSHRQAPVKNLVGAVREGLSELFSLPDGYEIILGNGGSTAFWDIAAFGLVRERAQHLAFGEFSSKFASVTDNAPFLGGSTIIKADPGSLAAARAEAGVDVYAWPHNETSTGVMAPVKRVEGADDGALVLIDATSGAGGLPVDVAETDVYYFGPQKCFAADGGLWLAAFSPAALDRVDEIAASGRWVPDFFSLPTAVSNSRLNQTYNTPALGTLALLRSQIDWINGQGGLDWAVKRTADSSGRLYDWAERTAYTTPYVTDPAARSQVVATIDFADEVDAAAIAKTLRANGVVDVEPYRKLGRNQLRVATFPAVDPDDVSALIACIEHIAG; encoded by the coding sequence GTGACCGACACCGCAGCCCCCGCGACCATCCCCGCCGACCTGCTGCCCCGCGACGGCCGCTTCGGCTCCGGGCCCTCGAAGGTGCGTCCCGAGCAGGTCGACTACCTCGCCAGCCTCGGCACCACCCTGCTGGGCACCTCGCACCGGCAGGCGCCGGTCAAGAACCTCGTCGGCGCGGTCCGCGAGGGCCTGTCGGAGCTGTTCAGCCTGCCCGACGGCTACGAGATCATCCTCGGCAACGGCGGGTCCACGGCCTTCTGGGACATCGCGGCGTTCGGCCTGGTCCGCGAGCGAGCCCAGCACCTGGCGTTCGGGGAGTTCTCGTCCAAGTTCGCCAGCGTCACCGACAACGCACCCTTCCTCGGCGGGTCCACCATCATCAAGGCCGACCCCGGCTCGCTGGCCGCGGCCCGCGCGGAGGCCGGCGTCGACGTCTACGCCTGGCCGCACAACGAGACCTCGACCGGCGTGATGGCCCCGGTCAAGCGGGTCGAGGGAGCGGACGACGGCGCCCTCGTGCTCATCGACGCCACCTCGGGCGCCGGCGGGCTGCCGGTCGACGTCGCCGAGACCGACGTCTACTACTTCGGCCCGCAGAAGTGCTTCGCGGCCGATGGCGGCCTCTGGCTGGCCGCCTTCTCCCCGGCCGCGCTGGACCGGGTGGACGAGATCGCCGCGTCCGGTCGCTGGGTGCCCGACTTCTTCAGCCTGCCGACCGCCGTGTCGAACAGCCGGCTCAACCAGACGTACAACACCCCCGCGCTGGGCACCCTCGCCCTGCTCCGCTCGCAGATCGACTGGATCAACGGCCAGGGTGGTCTCGACTGGGCCGTCAAGCGCACCGCGGACTCGAGCGGACGCCTCTACGACTGGGCCGAGCGCACTGCCTACACCACGCCCTACGTCACGGACCCGGCCGCGCGGTCCCAGGTGGTCGCGACCATCGACTTCGCTGACGAGGTGGACGCTGCCGCGATCGCCAAGACGCTGCGGGCGAACGGCGTGGTCGATGTGGAGCCGTACCGCAAGCTGGGCCGCAACCAGCTGCGGGTGGCGACGTTCCCCGCGGTGGATCCCGACGACGTGTCCGCCCTGATTGCGTGCATTGAGCACATTGCGGGCTGA
- a CDS encoding NCS2 family permease produces MAKPPTQSEAPLRPSAKTPPARGLDGFFRITERGSTLGREIRGGLVTFFTMAYIVVLNPLIIGTQQDGSGKFLGGGDVVHAITLVAAGTALVAGVMTVLMGVVANFPIALATGLGLNAFVTFGIAKLPNMTWADAMGLVVIEGVIITILVLTGFRQAVFRAIPSELKTAISVGIGLFIAIIGLVDAGFVRKPAAGPVPVELGIGGFLNGWPLLVFVVGLLAIIVMMVKRVRGAILYGIIGATVLAVIIEAVGKIGSQTDATGKVVNPAGWGLNVPKLPDQVLDVPNFGLLGHFSVLGSFSKIGVVSAVLLVFTLLLADFFDTMGTMVAIGAEAGLLDKAGNPPNSDKILLVDSVAAIAGGAGSVSSNTSYIESASGVGEGARTGLASVVTGVLFLLATFLAPLVKIVPYEAATPALVVVGFLMMQQVKGIDWDDLEIAIPAFLTIVLMPFTYSITAGIGAGFVVYTLIKVVRGKSSVIHPLLWAVSGLFVLYFAIDPVKSLLGVH; encoded by the coding sequence ATGGCCAAGCCCCCCACACAGTCTGAGGCGCCACTGCGCCCGTCCGCGAAGACGCCCCCCGCCCGAGGCCTCGACGGCTTCTTCCGGATCACCGAGCGTGGTTCCACCCTCGGCCGCGAGATCCGCGGCGGGCTGGTCACGTTCTTCACGATGGCGTACATCGTCGTCCTGAACCCGCTCATCATCGGGACCCAGCAGGACGGTTCCGGCAAGTTCCTCGGTGGCGGTGACGTGGTCCACGCGATCACGTTGGTGGCCGCCGGCACCGCCCTGGTGGCCGGGGTCATGACCGTCCTCATGGGCGTGGTCGCCAACTTCCCGATCGCGCTCGCCACGGGCCTGGGCCTCAACGCCTTCGTCACCTTCGGCATCGCGAAGCTGCCGAACATGACGTGGGCCGACGCGATGGGCCTGGTCGTCATCGAGGGCGTGATCATCACGATCCTCGTGCTGACCGGTTTCCGGCAGGCGGTCTTCCGCGCCATCCCGAGTGAGCTGAAGACCGCGATCTCGGTCGGCATCGGCCTGTTCATCGCGATCATCGGGCTGGTCGACGCCGGTTTCGTGCGCAAGCCTGCCGCCGGTCCCGTGCCGGTCGAGCTCGGCATCGGTGGGTTCCTCAACGGGTGGCCGCTGCTCGTCTTCGTCGTCGGCCTGCTGGCGATCATCGTCATGATGGTCAAGCGGGTGAGGGGCGCCATCCTCTACGGCATCATCGGCGCGACCGTCCTGGCGGTCATCATCGAGGCCGTCGGCAAGATCGGCTCCCAGACCGACGCCACCGGCAAGGTCGTCAACCCGGCCGGCTGGGGGCTCAACGTCCCCAAGCTGCCTGACCAGGTCCTCGACGTCCCCAACTTCGGACTGCTGGGTCACTTCAGCGTGCTGGGCTCGTTCTCCAAGATCGGCGTCGTCTCCGCGGTGCTGCTCGTCTTCACCCTGCTGCTGGCCGACTTCTTCGACACGATGGGCACGATGGTCGCCATCGGCGCCGAGGCCGGGCTGCTCGACAAGGCCGGCAACCCGCCGAACTCCGACAAGATCCTGCTGGTCGACTCGGTGGCCGCCATCGCCGGAGGCGCCGGATCCGTGTCGTCGAACACCTCGTACATCGAGTCGGCCTCCGGTGTCGGCGAGGGCGCGCGCACGGGCCTCGCCTCGGTCGTCACGGGCGTCCTGTTCCTGCTCGCGACCTTCCTCGCGCCGCTCGTCAAGATCGTCCCCTACGAGGCGGCGACGCCGGCCCTGGTCGTCGTGGGCTTCCTGATGATGCAGCAGGTCAAGGGCATCGACTGGGACGACCTCGAGATCGCGATCCCGGCCTTCCTGACGATCGTGCTCATGCCGTTCACGTACTCGATCACCGCGGGGATCGGCGCCGGGTTCGTCGTCTACACCCTCATCAAGGTCGTGCGCGGCAAGTCCAGCGTGATCCACCCGCTGCTGTGGGCGGTGTCCGGACTGTTCGTCCTCTACTTCGCGATCGACCCGGTCAAGAGCCTGCTCGGGGTCCACTGA
- a CDS encoding MFS transporter, whose amino-acid sequence MSPTFSSLGVRNYRIYATGAFISNIGTWMGRVAQDWLVLTELTHHSSSALGIVTGLQFLPFLLLAPWAGMIADRYPKRRILAITQTSLALSSLALGLLVVTGQAQLWMVYVIALFTGVATAVDNPARQTFVSEMVPRERLANAVSLNSASFNAGRLIGPGVAGLTIAAFGTGWTLLLNTLTFVAVMVALASMRASELRPAPALARGSGAIREGLAYVRSRPDLQLVMALVFVLGTFGMNFQITTALMATKEFGKGPQEYGLLGSVMAIGSLTAALLSARRARPRLRVLLVALVGFTVASGLAALAPTYLMFALALVPVGLTALTALTTANAMVQLSVDPAMRGRVMALYMAIFMGGTPLGAPLIGWIGDVAGARWTVGIGTIAVGVMLVAVSIRTARRENVQVSYESQRRPRIRIRTLPQPEVSEPLPEAVR is encoded by the coding sequence GTGAGCCCCACGTTCTCGTCGCTCGGCGTCCGCAACTACCGGATCTATGCCACCGGTGCGTTCATCTCCAACATCGGCACCTGGATGGGCCGGGTCGCCCAGGACTGGCTGGTCCTGACCGAGCTGACCCACCACTCGTCCAGCGCGCTCGGGATCGTCACCGGGTTGCAGTTCCTGCCGTTCCTGCTGCTCGCCCCCTGGGCCGGGATGATCGCCGACCGGTACCCCAAGCGACGGATCCTGGCGATCACCCAGACCTCGCTGGCCCTGTCGTCGCTGGCCCTCGGGCTGCTCGTCGTCACCGGGCAGGCCCAGCTCTGGATGGTCTACGTCATCGCGCTCTTCACCGGGGTGGCGACCGCCGTCGACAACCCCGCCCGGCAGACCTTCGTGTCCGAGATGGTGCCGCGCGAGCGGCTGGCCAACGCCGTGTCGCTCAACAGCGCGTCGTTCAACGCCGGGCGCCTCATCGGCCCCGGCGTCGCGGGCCTGACCATCGCGGCCTTCGGCACGGGGTGGACGCTGTTGCTCAACACCCTGACGTTCGTGGCGGTGATGGTGGCCCTGGCGTCGATGCGGGCCAGCGAGCTGCGGCCCGCGCCCGCCCTCGCCCGAGGGAGCGGGGCGATCCGGGAGGGGCTGGCCTATGTGCGCAGCCGACCCGACCTCCAGCTCGTGATGGCCCTGGTCTTCGTGCTCGGCACGTTCGGGATGAACTTCCAGATCACCACCGCGCTGATGGCCACCAAGGAGTTCGGCAAGGGTCCCCAGGAGTACGGGCTGCTCGGCTCGGTCATGGCCATCGGGTCGCTGACCGCCGCGCTGCTGTCCGCACGCAGGGCCCGGCCACGGCTGCGGGTCCTGCTCGTCGCGCTCGTGGGCTTCACCGTCGCCAGCGGCCTGGCCGCGCTCGCGCCCACCTACCTGATGTTCGCGCTCGCCCTCGTCCCGGTGGGACTCACGGCGCTGACCGCCCTGACGACGGCCAACGCCATGGTCCAGCTCAGCGTCGATCCCGCGATGCGCGGCCGGGTGATGGCGCTGTACATGGCGATCTTCATGGGCGGCACCCCACTCGGCGCCCCGCTCATCGGCTGGATCGGCGACGTCGCCGGCGCCCGCTGGACGGTCGGCATCGGCACCATCGCCGTGGGGGTCATGCTGGTGGCGGTGTCCATCCGGACGGCCAGGCGCGAGAATGTCCAGGTGAGCTACGAGTCACAGCGGCGCCCGCGCATCAGGATCCGCACGCTTCCGCAGCCCGAGGTCTCCGAGCCCCTCCCCGAGGCGGTCCGATGA